Within Oreochromis niloticus isolate F11D_XX linkage group LG2, O_niloticus_UMD_NMBU, whole genome shotgun sequence, the genomic segment AAGGAGACCCTCCTCTCGTCGCAGTCCAAGAAAACACCGAGCCTCTGTGGGGAAGATCTGACCCGGAGCCTCTCCCATGGCTGCGTTCCCACCGAGTACTCGTTCCCGTTGCGCAGCCGCAAGGTCCAGTAGCCGCTTTCCGGGCTCAGCTTGATCCGAGCGTGCCTGTTGACATTCTCCAAGGCCACTCCCAGGTCCCACTTAGGGCTGGTGCCCACTTCTACCTCCCAGTAGTGTCGACCCGACTGGAAGCCCTGGGCAGCCAGAATGTTGACGCACTGGAGGAAGCGCTTGTTGTGGTTCACGTGGTGGGTCATGACGTTAGATTCGACCGCCACGGTTTTGTCTCTCGAGACTTGAATGCTCGGGTGTGCTGTGTCGACGTCAAACGCCAACGGGGAGGGACCTATGGGGTGAAACAATTCATTGGGAGATAAAATTACTCTaataaattcagatttttacgcaaagaaaatccaaaacaacCCTTTCACAGCATGACAATGGTGCCACTCCTGTTTCCACCTCAACAGCTTATTATAACACTCCACTCATTTTCCCTTAATTACTCCCATTATTGACTCAGAACCAGTTTTCAGCTCCAGTCATTTTGTGTCTAATGAAGCATCGGGGGGAAATTACCTGGTTTCAAAGACTTGAACATCCTCCTCCATGTGATGTATTGTAAGGGAGCCAGGTATTTGTTGCTGAAAGCATTTATATCAAACTCCGGGGCGACATCCACCTGCACACATGGTCTgtgcaaacaaaaagaacacaGAGTTCGGATCATTCGCTCTCAGCGTAAATTACTCTAAATGTCACATGAGCACGATGTGTGCAAAAACTGTCACGAGCAATTAATCGGTCACAACATGGGAATGAACGCTTACCTTAGCGCTGGGAGCTAatgagaagaaaagaaacaaaaaaagtcacGTTAACAGCTTGTTTGAAACGGGTTCGTGAAAAAACATTCATTCCCAATTAGATGATTTTATACTATCAGACAATAATATAAATAGGGTCACATAATTTTCAATTCCCACCTCAGTCAGTACGATGTCCTGGGTGGGAGCGCTGGCCTCCTGCAGCGCTTTTATATTGTCCTCCAGCTCCTTCGCTGCCCGCTCCGTGACCTCCAGGTGTTGCTGGACTTTCaccagctcctcctcctgctccctcCTCAGCTGCTCCAGTGTACAGGCTTCCTCATCGTGCAGGATCTGATGGAGAGCTTGGAACTCACTTTTGACACGAGCCTGGAGATCTGCCGCGACCCTCTGAGAGGGAGAGGAATGGATTAACGTTAGAAGAGCGGGACTCATCGTGTCGTGCCACGCATTTACTGAACATGTGGCTTGCTTGCTTTAAGCTCTAAACATCTTGCAGAACAACACACATCTCAAGAGAAACAAACAGGTGGGAATGAAGCCACAATTAGCATAAAAGCTCCATGTGTCTGACAAGTATTGCATAAAGAAGGAAACGATTTCCTTTTCATCATCTCAGCCCAGCGTGCGCGGCTAAAATTTAAGCTCTTATCCCACATCTGTCTCCCTCAGTTTGGATGTCATGTTGTTTCCGTCGCTCCTGCTTTTGCACAGTTTGTCAAATTCTGCGCCACTAAATAGGCACATTAACATGCTGTAAACAGCCATTAGAGAGGGCCGTGCATGTTCTTATTTCTTAAGTGCTGCCATTCCTTTGGATTCCCACATGAGTGTACCTTTATAATATTCatcttttctttgtctctgtgaaTGCTGTTGATGAAGTCCTGCTTCCTCAGGCGGTGGCTCTCCAAAGTCTCCTTCAGTTGTTTCTGCAAAGTGGTATGCAAATCTAATCAGCATGGGGGATAGGAACACTAAAGCAAAGAGACTATGCAGAGAATGAAGGAACTCGATAACAGTAAAGGGGGGAATAATTAACGACAAGAAGTTAACGCTATTCAAGACACAGGCCCATCTGAGAACTTTGCTTTTGTGCTGTTGTTGAGTTGATCTGCCTCACATTCAGAGGTTTTTCTTATATTCTGCGTGTATTGAGGAGGAAACATCATAATACATTGCAATCTAATGGAATCTACTACAActacagcacaaaacacagccTAGGAAGAACACAACATATTAAAAGGTCCCATATTATGGAAAAGCATTTTGattgtgttttattatgttCTTAATCCACTTGCATATGTAACATAAAAGCTGCGAAAATACACCTGCCTAAAGCTTGGACTAGTGAtgtcattagaaaaaaaaaaaaatcttacacaaaaaaaccccaatagcAAAATCTGCAATACTACTCATTTTTTGCAGAGTATGTACCAACATGGGGATGCATAACTACAAACTACAACACCAAAGATGGCGGCTATTGCAGTTGCAGTAATAGAGCCGGCTTGCGGAGAAAGGTAGTAAAAGTCGAGTACGGAAGCACTTTGCATTTGAGGCAGATGACCAAGGGTTGGaactacatttttaaaagatgaTGTGCAAACGATGCTATCTTGACTTTCACACCAAGTGTGGAAATGCTTCAGAGAAGAGGCTAAAAGATAGACATCTACATATGCTTGCATTCATATTACGCAACAGCATTGCTGTTGTGAAATCAACTGTGTCTAAAGTTAAATGCTTGAGCTTGTGACATTAGCAGGATACTTAGCAACCATGCTAACACTTCTGGTAACCAAATATATTGGTAACATTTTCTGTTCTGTATTATTCTTACTTCTATATACAGAAATGACACGGACACAAAGGATTAGGGTaacctttgtgttttttttcttcttttttaatttgaattgaattttgaGAATCAGGTAATTATGCTGGTACTAGTACCGACTACTAAACTTCCAGGAAAGCTAAAGAATGTACTGGCGAGGATGAAAACAGTAGCAACATACACTGAAgccaaaatgtcattttttttgttaaatataagCTACATTATACATTTTTTGACTGCTTTGCTTCAGACTGAACTGACAAAAACAGGTATTTTTTCTACTAACATATGACCGTGCCATCTTAATTAGAGCCTACCCAATATAGGCTTTTGAGACCAATAATGAtattttgtgatttaaaaaaaaaaaaaaatcagatataTCAGCTGTTATAAATGCTGATAGTCATCAATCAGCAAATAAGTGACATTGGCTAATAATAGTGATAAAGTCTATTCTCCATCTCTATTTATAGTATTTaagctgaagttcaaactaatATGAAATGGGATTattattaaggaaaaaaaaaaatggcttaaATGTTTATAGCCTGAAACACATGTTAAGGTATGTAGAGTCAGAATTATAAAGGGTGTGGGCCCCATTACCTAATTGGAATCACTGAGCTGGAGTTCTCAAccatgtttgtgttgttggtcatgatccattttttattttttattttaatgcagtTATCTTACCAATATTATGGGTTATTGTGCTGTTAGCTGGTGTAACAGCTCCTCGAAGAGGCTTGCACTCCATTTGCACGCATCTGTGCGCACGCAATGGACCTACGCAATCTACACAGGCGCACAGCCGATAATTTAGTAATCAAGTATTTTGTTCACATGTGGTGTCTTTTGgcctaaaaaaaaattaaataaataacttcTAAAATTCAGGTGACTTTACAAACCAGTGGTTGATGCCTCCATGGTCTGTGGTTTGTTACTTTagctttttatgttttgtatggtttccaaaaaacaaaagcaaaaaaaaaaagacaagttgACAAGTTCATTTGTCAATCGGGAATCCTTAGAAGTATCTGTACTTTTTATGTTAAGCGAAAGTAACCAGCTGAGGCCTCGAGCCTTATATTTGCTGGACAGATCAATTTCTTATCTGTTGTCTTAGGAAAAGTGGAAAAGGATTTTTTGTCTGTGCTAAAaccagcaaaacaaacaaacaaaaaaccctacaagtatttttattattctgttttattattcTGTCAGTGTATATTAATGCCTCTGCTGTGCTTAAGTTGCATAACCTGTAATACAAAGTATTATAAGGGGGAGTGAAGAGTGAACTTTGGTCTGAGCAATTCAAACAATGTAGGCTGAGGcggaacaacaaaacaaacgtGGATGTGGACTGAAACATGAATTATTGAACCCAGATGTTACTTGCTGGTCAATTGCTATTGATCGGTCTACTTAAGAGCACAAGGTTATTTGTATAACATCGCAGAAGACTTTATTTCTTGCTGACCCACAGAAACTGTCTGGAAAACCACCAGCAAGTCAGTTAAACATGAAGTGAGACTGAAATACAAACCTCTAGGTTCTTGGTGTAAGCATCCGAGGTAGTGACACGGACCTTCTCCACCATGGCTGCCACAAGGTAGTTAGTTTGAAACTGCTTGGAGCTGAACTCCTTGCGGCATTGTGGGCAGGTGACAGGCCCCTGCGTTCCTCTCCAGTACCTGGATATGCAAGATTTGCAGAAATGGTGCATACAGGCCAACATGACAGGCTCTCGGAACAGATCACAGCATATGGCACACGTCAGGTCCTCTCTCAGACTGCCTCTGGTGgactgaacaacagcagcagcagcagccatgaTGAAGGGTGCTGTCCTCTTTGAGATCCCTTCACAGGAAGTGAAAGCAAAAAGTCTGAAGGCAAACAGAAAAGATTACCAATCCACTTCTGCAAATACTTTACAAGGAGATAGCTTCGATTTTTCTGTCAGCTGCCaacaaatgaaaggaaaaacaaatagtTCGCCTTCAAACACAGCAGAGAGTGCAGCTACAGTCTGAAGTCCATCACTGATAACAAAGCGGTGCAAACAGCTTAATACTAGCACTAAGCACCTACTTGATGGTGCTCAGCAGTGGAAATCAGGTGCCATATCACGGGGCTTGCGAGCTAGCTTGTGATTTGTATTGTGAAGGCTGTGTTTACTCAGGTGGCGTGTTTGCTCGTAACTGCCTGGATCCTGTTAGCGTTTAGCTACGTATAGCAGCCtctacaaaacaataaaaagcaaaagacaTTTCGGAACTTCAATAAAGTGACTATAATCGTCACATAATTAATACTTTGATGAACTTACGTGGTCTGTTGTTCGGAGAAATTCAAAACCGAATACGTCAAAGTTCGCCCCTCTGCTCTCTACTCCCTACTGCTGCTACTGTTTGGGAACAAATAGTCTTATATTCTGCGCATGCGCACGCCACAAGCCCGCGTTTGATTGGTCCGTGTGTTTGACGGCGAACAGCAGATCGCAAAGAGTTTTGTCAGCAATTTTCGATAcacactgtttattttattaggtacacacgttcaactgctcattaatacaaatatctaatcagccaatcacgtgGCAGCAATTCAGTACATCTATAGGCATACAGACAAGGTCAAggcgacctgctgaagttcaaagtaagcatcagaatggggaagaaaggggATTTCAATGAGAAACGggtgttggtgccagacagatCTGCTGATCGACTGGGAATTTCCTACAAAACCATGTCTAggatttacagaaaatggtctgaaacactgaaaatatgCAGTGAGCTGCAGTTTTCTGGGCTTTGTCGATACTAAAGGTCGGAGAAGAATAACCACACTGCATAAAGCTGATAGGAAAGTAACATTAACTCAAATGACCACTTAACAGGAAATTCAGGGTAGAATTCACACAGACGCCCCAGAAATGGGCAATAAAAGATCAGAAAGattctgatgagtcttgattttgCTGGTACATTAGGCAAGTATGGTCAGAATAtggaaaacaacataaaagcatgGCTCCATTCTCGCTTGTATCAAATGTTCAGGCTACTGTTGGTGATATTTTCTCGACACACATTGGGCCCTTTAAGTACCAGATCAtgatttaaacaccacagcctgctTGAGTGTTGTTGATAACCATATCCATCATTTAATgatcacagtgtacccatcttctgaaaGCTGTTTCCAGTGATATGACACAATTCTCAAATTAGCACAAAGTGGTTTCTTGAATGGGTTCTCTGTATTCAAATGGATTCCACATTCAGTAGATCTCAATCCGACAGCTCACCTTTGGGTTGGGGTGGAAAGAGAGATTCACGTCATGGATGTGTAccagacaaatctgcagcaactgggatgctatcatgtcaatattgaccaaaatctcagaggaatgtcTCCAGCACCTTTGCCAGTCGAccaatatttattttcaatctACCTTTTTCACTTCCTCCACTGTCTGTTGCAAAAGCAGGGAAGGACTAAGACTAAGAATTCTGATGGAACAAATCCCTTATAAATGACTATTAAGTCTCCATGAATAGTAGTAAAGcaaaaatctaataaaatggGACTGGACCCTAGTCTCATGTAAAGGTCAGGCCCCCACAACAGTTTAGCCTACATTTCATCCCACTAGGGCTTAAATACCTTGGAGTCTCCACCATTTGGTGTTAGAACTGAAAAAGCTTcccagatgagaggtgaaacgtcttcaagaaagtTATAGAAGTCCggtcgcttttctttccaagctccttagattccTTAGATGGTTATTTGTTTAGATTTCTGAAAGGTTCCTCCGGAGCCACAAAAGACGTTATACAACAGATTTCACATTACTTGCTGCGATAAGTGAACTGAACTCAGTGTGTAAAATGAGTGGATGGTTTGTGGAATTATAATGAAATTTGCTTGATATCCACTATTGCAAAAATCTACAGTCTGTCTCAAGTTGCTAAAAACCTCCAAACTCTCTGAAACATTACCAAGGATATGACCTCAGTGTCATTAATGGTAGCTCCAGGCGTGCTTGAAAGGAATGTGGCTATTAAATTTCAGTTTAATAGGGGAGATACAGGACCACTTCTGCTTGGACATGGCGACCAAGTCctttataaaagaaaagttCACCAGGAGGAACGACTGGAACATCCCACACAAATGTTTCTCTGAGGAATCCAATTTGCAAGCTTCAAAGGGAAACTATCCTTTAAAATCAATATCTAAAATCAAAGAACTAAAGGGTCTAATCTGCATTGTACGGTTACCATCTGTCAAGTGTGTATCCCCGGTGGGAAATAACAAAAgggaaaagggggaaaaaagcacaaaaggGATTTCTtagcttgttttaattacacagaaagacagacagacaaacaagtTGCGAGGACACCCACAGTTTGTGAGACACAAGAAGTGAATCTCAACCATTCTCAGTCCCAAATAGCTCACTAACCACTTTTATGAAGATTAATTTGAGCCCTTCCAGGTGAATCAATGACACAGCATCCTGAGAAAACTCTCAACACCGGCTGAGTGACCCAGGCATGCGGAGGCTGGTGGATGGCTCTTTTAattggaagaaaaaagaagtggaagagagaaagagaaagaaccAATCAAGTATAATCTCCGGTGCTGAGATAATCGGTGCATCAAATTATTCTGCCACAAACTAAAACCAAAGAGGTTCGAGGATCCTATTAAGATTCTGATCAGGTGAATTCTTTTCAAACAATCATGTAGGTTGaaagtacagtaaaaaaatttcaggacatttttaaagtcttttaatccatttatttcaaggCACCTTATGATCTTTGTTGCTTTTTGAGTTTAACTTTGCTTTTGAAGTTCCTCAAAAACTGTCCAAATCAAAAAGTAATTTTTGTCCCAGATGATTATTTACTGTCGTCTTGTTACAGAGGGAATAGCTGCAGGCACAATACAGTCAACCCCCCCCCCGCGCGCGCGCCCCTCCCAATAGAAAATAATCCAGGTAAATGACACACTCCGAATACTAAAATATTGACTGAAATCTCCCACGACACCCCACTCAAAGGGTCAAAGGGACTACAGTTTAGTGACTTTCTGTGCCATCAGCATGAACTTTAATCTATTTTAGGTATCGTGGGAGCTCACAGGGGGAAAGCCCACGAGAGGCTCGTTGTTGTCTTGTATTGTTTTCTGGGCTAATCAACTCAATATGACAGTTAGCTTAACAATGGCTGTCTGCAAAGCAACACGAAATTTGCGTTACGCtgcactttaaatgtttttcattaaagAAATTAGATCAGTTGAGACAGTGATTCCGAGAATCAAATATAAAACCATTTAAATTATCTGCTTTAAAGCCATGTTTTGTTCCAAAGTTCATCAAATATTGTGCACATGAACAAGGGCAAAGCTTCGAGGAAGGGAAAACGGAATGCTTGGCAGGAACTAAATGAAATAACATTGGAGATGAATTTGGCAAACCCAGTGACGTAGCCTGAGTGTGCTTTGGCACTTTAAAGGATGCTTTGTGGTGTTTTATTTGAGTTCTTTGCCTGgtgaaagtaaataaaataaatgccgaatattacaaaaaaaagtgtGATTTGCAAAGCGCAAACCCTGCGCAGATCTCCAGCCTCTGTCTCTGGCAGGCTGGCACAGATGTGGAGGCTTACACTGAACCCTGTAAACCTGACTGAGGAACACACAAAACAGTCGAGCCACAAGATGCGCACCAGGCGCTGCACGCTGGGAGGAGCTTCGAGATTTTTTCCCACTTGTTTCATGACACTCTCCGGTGAAGACACGTTTGCACAAAGGAGATATAGGGGGACAGGTGAGTCGATTAATGTGTGGATAGACTTAAAATGGATATTGCGAAGCTATAGTTGTGGGACATACATGGACTCCCCCTATGAGGTGCAAGACATGATTTCTCTGCTCTTTTGTGACAGCGTAACCTGTAGCTGATGGAACTATGAAATGTGCGTAATTTGGATAAAAGAAAACGTGCTGGATGAAAAGAGTCCAGACTGCGTACCTGAGACTCTTTGCGTTGGAGAGAGACGTTTTGCACCTGTCAAGTCGGTTAACTAATCTCTCAAAGCTCAGTTGGAGATGTTTGAATGCGCACTGCTGAGTAAGTTGAACAAAATGGCACAAATTACGCACCGATGCACACTCAATTAGAAATAAATCGCCTCGTTATTATTTGGTAGTAATATGTAGAGTTTGCTTGAATTGAATCCGGTTGTGCTGAGGATGTTTGATCGAGCAGGTGTAGTGGCACAAGGCTGCTATCATTGAACAAAAAAGGGTAAATAATGCTTTATAAAGTGCATGGCTTAACCTGCCTGGTGCAGCGGTGTGTACCAGAGGGGTCGAGGCAGGGTTTTCATGTTCCTCGGGTTACTGGCACTGCAACACCTGTTGTAGCACCATGATCACATCTTCGGTGATCCCTACATATGGATTTCGAGGCATCTTACAAATCAGTCAACTATAGGTTCTTTTGTCCGATGTCCTTGagtctctgttttctcttcacCGCTGATATTTCAAGGAACCGACACGTATGAATGGTTTCAAATCTCAGGGAATTGTGCAGGAGCTTGGAGACACGTCACATCTGCAATGCAATACCTTTAGTTTAACCGTAACATTATGGGCGAGAACACAATGCTTCCAAATGCTATTGGCTCcactgttttactgttttagTAAAATCGTAGAAAAAGCGATGATGTCAGTGAAAGATAGTCTTTCTAGTGGTTTTCAGGAAATAGGCTGGATCCCCCGAGAAATCAAAGAGTGTCTGTCACCAAAGAGATGACCTCTCACTAAAGGGTGACCTGGTTTGTCTTAGAAAACTTTAAGCATTAAGTGTTggccacaaaaaataaaataaaataaaaatcaataaaatttgCAAAGCTTAATCAGGCCCATAAGGGCAGGTCCAGGTTTTATGATTGAGAATCTCTAGGAAATGGATTTCCTCAAAGCATCTTATTGTGGTTAACACAACATAATGCAATCTACATGCATTTGCCTAATAAGGATGAGACTTGGCTTTTATCCTTTAAGAGCCAAGCTGCAGCTGTAGTTATACATGTCATTACAACATGCACTGTCTGCACTCAGCAGCGGCTCTTGGCTGTACGCAGGTAAACTGCCATAAATGACAAGATGATGAACTACAGAATATGTTTACTTATCTAAGGTTGTTTAATgttaagcacaaaaacacaatgttcCCTTTATAAGATTCAGACTATGCATGCAACCTGCCTGCAACTCTAATGATGCAGCTTTGAACTGACTCACTCTTGATCTCACTGCTTCCTCcatcatgttttctttattctttctaaTAGTACAGGTTTTCATGTCTCTTAGAAGAAAGTATGTTTTTTTGCACAGCACAGACAAAGATATTCCACAGTAAATAGCTCGTGATATCTGGTTCTATTTTTGCATAGGGCTTTCAAGAAGCTGCTACAAAACAAGCTGTTCTTCAGTTGATTGTAACTGTCGATCTATTCATTAAAATTCATGTTTAATTTTCTTACTTTTTCAGAACATTTACCTCCTTGACACAGTCATGGACAATTGTTCTAATAATGAGGACGTACGAATTAGAGGCATCTCATATCTACTAAATTGCAGTGTTTCATTATCCTTTGGTTAAACACTACATGTCTTTAATATCAGAGTGGCATTTGCAGGCGATATAAAGGGAACAAACAAATAACTGTGGAGCCATGTTTTTTAAGAAAGTTGGATTTTAGCTCTCTTGCATTGCAGAGCATTGAAAACACCCTCTTAAAATATAAGACATGGTTTGAAGTACAATGCATCACTAATAATGCCCCTTCTCTGTCCCAATACACTGACAGCAATGTCTGCAGTTCACTTCTGTGAGTGACAGAAGGTATTACAGTGTATAAAAGACACGAAACAAATGGACGTAGAAGAGTAACACACCTCGCCACTTGATCAAAGAGCTCTAATGTTCAGATTCCCATAGCTATACTGCCAGTATCCAATTCAAtttgacttattttatttacaaaatgcttagcatgctttatattgtaaggtaatgagtctacaataatacagaaaaaacctCAGTAACCAGACAACCCCCTCTGAGAAAGCACTTtttgacagtgggaaggaaaaactcccttataAGAGGACAATAtctcagcagaaccaggctcagggagctGTGACCGCTTTGGGGTGAagggagaaagacaggacaaaaaacatgctctggaagagagccagagatgaataataactaatattTAAATACAGAGTGGTGTGTAAACACCAGTGTGCATGTATCTGGCATGAGAAGTCTGTGAGGGCTTAATTGATGTACATCCTGGAGGTAAGAGTTCAAGAAATGCTGATCAGGCCTCATGAGAAATCTGAGACCTCTGATGGGATATTCTCTTAaacagttattttctgttttctctgctcAGGTGTAAAGTCAGCCTTGATCTAGCATCTTCCAAAATGAGCCCACCGGACATATCCAACAGCACGGGAGAAGAGGAGGCTGGAGAAACGGATCCCTTGTTTCTGCTTAACGACAGCATGGGCTTGCACCAGCCTGGATACCACACTGACATCATCAAGCACCTTGGAGTCCAGATCAGCCTGATCACAGCTTACTCGCTTATCATCCTGCTGGGGCTGCTGGGCAATGCTCTCGTCATCTACATGATAGTTCGCTACAGAAACATGCGAACAGTCACCAACTTCTTCATAGCTAACCTGGCCCTGGCAGACCTTCTCGTGAACACCTTCTGTTTGCCCTTCACTCTGGTTTACACTCTTCTAGAAGAGTGGACATTTGGGGCTGTGTTGTGCCACATGGTGCCCTTTGCCCAGGCTCTGAGTGTGCACGTATCCATCCTCACCATGACTGTCATAGCTCTGGAGCGCTATCGCTGCATCGTGTTCCACCTCGGAATGCGCCTCACGTGGCACTCGAGCTTCCTCATCATGGCATTCACCTGGACTGTGTCTGCTGTCCTGGCAGCACCCCTCGCCATCTTCAGAGAGTTCCGCTATGAAGAGATCCCGTCCATCAACCGGCGCTTTCCCGTCTGCACTGAGAAGTGGCCCCAAGTGACCAGCAGGGATGGGCTCATCTTCAGCCTCTCAATGCTGCTCCTGCAGTATATCATTCCTCTAGCCATCATCAGTTACGCCTACATCTGCATCTGGGTCAAACTGAGAAATCACATCAGCCCATCAAGCCGCAACGACAGCATCAACCGTCGCAAAAAGACCACAAAGATGCTGGCGcttgtggtggtggtgtttgCCATCTGCTGGCTGCCCTTCCATGCCTTTCAGCTGGCCATCGACCTGGACCTGGTGCTCAGGCTCGAGGAGTATAAATTAATATACACCGTGTTCCACATTGTGGCTATGTGTTCAACTTTTACCAACCCTCTCCTGTACGGGTGGATGAATAAAAACTACAGGAATGGCTTCCTCATGGTGTTCCGGTGCGAAGACAAGCCGGATACTTTCCACCTGGAAGGCTCATTCAGGACTCGCTCCTTGAGGAGGACGACTCTCAACGGCCGTAACGGCGGACACCCTCCCACTGCTGTGTGACTTGATTTGCACGTTTCAAAGCATCTGTAGAATATGAATGTATGCGCGCCCCTCTGCTCCGTTGGTGCTTGTCTTTCAAAAAGtagcctttttttttactttaacgGTTTGATCTTGAGTATCTGTGTCACTGGAGAAGACCCAAAGCTTTGCATGCAGATTGCTTCATGTGAAGTTCTTCTTTCCTTTGCTAACAGCACTAGTAAAAACAACAGTCGTCAGACCTATTAAGAAATGTGTTTAAGGTGTTTACTTAGGTGTTATTTAACTTGGTACAGTGTATAATGTGTTCTTGTGTAAAATGAGGAGCTCTCTTTCGTTTGTTATGTCCAAATTTATGACACAGTCTGAAGGGAAGACTGTTATTACTGTGACAGTGAGAGTTTCATTTTTcacacctgtttttttttctacttggtGTCTGCTCAAAAATTATCTGGATGGTTTTCAGCTAATTAATCCAACTGCTACATTCTGGATTAATTATAAGTGTTCTGGCAGCATAACATTCAACCCTAGTTCAAGGAATCCAGAGGAGGCGATCGATACATTACTGTCCAAACAGGAAGTTAATTGTCCTCACCTGGCAACCAGCTGTTCCTGATTGGATGAAGCAGCGGGACCCTGTTTCCAGAGGAATGGGACTCTGTGGAGCGAGAGCAGCGTCTTATTGATGTCTTTAGCACAAAATGCAGCCAGCTGCTTCGCAGATTTCTTAGAAAAAAGAGACACTTTTGGAAGAAGTCAGAATGTGTGATTCTACATTTATTGCAGTGCTGATAAAGTGCCCTTTGTTGACTGTTTAATGAACACAGGAACATTTAATCAACCGCAGCGCCTCTTGGTAGAAATAATGAGCCCCTATTACACATGCAAA encodes:
- the npy7r gene encoding neuropeptide Y receptor Y7 isoform X1, which produces MALKMREEQAGWCKVSLDLASSKMSPPDISNSTGEEEAGETDPLFLLNDSMGLHQPGYHTDIIKHLGVQISLITAYSLIILLGLLGNALVIYMIVRYRNMRTVTNFFIANLALADLLVNTFCLPFTLVYTLLEEWTFGAVLCHMVPFAQALSVHVSILTMTVIALERYRCIVFHLGMRLTWHSSFLIMAFTWTVSAVLAAPLAIFREFRYEEIPSINRRFPVCTEKWPQVTSRDGLIFSLSMLLLQYIIPLAIISYAYICIWVKLRNHISPSSRNDSINRRKKTTKMLALVVVVFAICWLPFHAFQLAIDLDLVLRLEEYKLIYTVFHIVAMCSTFTNPLLYGWMNKNYRNGFLMVFRCEDKPDTFHLEGSFRTRSLRRTTLNGRNGGHPPTAV
- the trim105 gene encoding tripartite motif containing 105, giving the protein MAAAAAVVQSTRGSLREDLTCAICCDLFREPVMLACMHHFCKSCISRYWRGTQGPVTCPQCRKEFSSKQFQTNYLVAAMVEKVRVTTSDAYTKNLEKQLKETLESHRLRKQDFINSIHRDKEKMNIIKRVAADLQARVKSEFQALHQILHDEEACTLEQLRREQEEELVKVQQHLEVTERAAKELEDNIKALQEASAPTQDIVLTELPALRPCVQVDVAPEFDINAFSNKYLAPLQYITWRRMFKSLKPGPSPLAFDVDTAHPSIQVSRDKTVAVESNVMTHHVNHNKRFLQCVNILAAQGFQSGRHYWEVEVGTSPKWDLGVALENVNRHARIKLSPESGYWTLRLRNGNEYSVGTQPWERLRVRSSPQRLGVFLDCDERRVSFYNADDRGARRSPSLAHALQTAATNLSP
- the npy7r gene encoding neuropeptide Y receptor Y7 isoform X3, with protein sequence MSPPDISNSTGEEEAGETDPLFLLNDSMGLHQPGYHTDIIKHLGVQISLITAYSLIILLGLLGNALVIYMIVRYRNMRTVTNFFIANLALADLLVNTFCLPFTLVYTLLEEWTFGAVLCHMVPFAQALSVHVSILTMTVIALERYRCIVFHLGMRLTWHSSFLIMAFTWTVSAVLAAPLAIFREFRYEEIPSINRRFPVCTEKWPQVTSRDGLIFSLSMLLLQYIIPLAIISYAYICIWVKLRNHISPSSRNDSINRRKKTTKMLALVVVVFAICWLPFHAFQLAIDLDLVLRLEEYKLIYTVFHIVAMCSTFTNPLLYGWMNKNYRNGFLMVFRCEDKPDTFHLEGSFRTRSLRRTTLNGRNGGHPPTAV
- the npy7r gene encoding neuropeptide Y receptor Y7 isoform X2; this encodes MRTAECKVSLDLASSKMSPPDISNSTGEEEAGETDPLFLLNDSMGLHQPGYHTDIIKHLGVQISLITAYSLIILLGLLGNALVIYMIVRYRNMRTVTNFFIANLALADLLVNTFCLPFTLVYTLLEEWTFGAVLCHMVPFAQALSVHVSILTMTVIALERYRCIVFHLGMRLTWHSSFLIMAFTWTVSAVLAAPLAIFREFRYEEIPSINRRFPVCTEKWPQVTSRDGLIFSLSMLLLQYIIPLAIISYAYICIWVKLRNHISPSSRNDSINRRKKTTKMLALVVVVFAICWLPFHAFQLAIDLDLVLRLEEYKLIYTVFHIVAMCSTFTNPLLYGWMNKNYRNGFLMVFRCEDKPDTFHLEGSFRTRSLRRTTLNGRNGGHPPTAV